The following are encoded in a window of Lichenicola cladoniae genomic DNA:
- a CDS encoding LLM class flavin-dependent oxidoreductase, protein MPQHLEMGLDTFGDVTAGPDGRLLPHAQVIRNVIAEGVLADRVGIDFIGIGEHHRADFAVSAPEIVLAAIAALTGRIRLGSAVTVLSSDDPIRVFQRFTTLDAASNGRAEVILGRGSFTESFPLFGHALSDYEALFEEKLDLFAALVRQNPVNWKGASRPPLVAQSVFPQTETRPLTTWIGVGGSPESVVRAARYDMPLMLAIIGGEPRRFGRHVDLYRRAFAQLGRPVQPIGVHSPGHVADTDEQARAQLWPDYKTMRDLIGAERGWPPMGRAEFDQEADHGSLYVGSPETVARKIAATAKVLGLSRFDLKYSAGPMPHETIMRSIELYGTRVIPMVRELLA, encoded by the coding sequence ATGCCACAGCACCTTGAGATGGGGCTCGACACCTTCGGCGACGTCACCGCCGGCCCGGACGGGCGGCTTCTGCCGCATGCGCAGGTCATCAGGAACGTCATCGCCGAGGGGGTGCTGGCCGATCGGGTCGGGATCGACTTCATCGGCATCGGCGAGCATCACCGCGCCGATTTCGCGGTCTCGGCCCCGGAGATCGTGCTGGCCGCCATCGCCGCCCTGACCGGGCGCATCCGGCTGGGCTCGGCGGTGACGGTGCTGAGCTCGGACGACCCGATCCGGGTGTTCCAGCGCTTCACCACCCTGGACGCGGCATCGAACGGCCGGGCCGAGGTCATCCTCGGGCGCGGCTCGTTCACCGAATCCTTCCCGCTGTTCGGCCATGCGCTGTCCGATTACGAGGCCCTGTTCGAGGAAAAGCTCGACCTGTTCGCAGCCCTGGTCCGGCAGAACCCGGTGAACTGGAAGGGTGCCAGCCGACCGCCCCTGGTCGCCCAGAGCGTGTTCCCACAGACCGAGACCAGGCCCCTCACCACCTGGATCGGGGTCGGCGGCAGCCCCGAATCGGTGGTCCGGGCAGCCCGCTACGACATGCCGCTGATGCTGGCGATCATCGGCGGCGAGCCGCGTCGGTTCGGCCGCCATGTGGACCTGTATCGGCGAGCGTTCGCGCAACTGGGCAGGCCGGTGCAGCCGATCGGGGTCCATTCGCCAGGCCATGTCGCTGATACCGACGAGCAGGCGCGCGCCCAGCTCTGGCCCGACTACAAGACCATGCGCGACCTGATCGGCGCCGAGCGCGGCTGGCCGCCGATGGGACGCGCCGAGTTCGACCAGGAGGCCGACCACGGCTCGCTGTATGTCGGTTCGCCCGAGACCGTGGCCCGCAAGATCGCCGCCACCGCCAAGGTCCTCGGCCTCTCGCGCTTCGACCTCAAATACAGCGCCGGCCCGATGCCGCACGAGACGATCATGCGCAGCATCGAGCTCTACGGCACCCGCGTCATCCCGATGGTGCGCGAACTGCTCGCCTGA
- a CDS encoding zinc-dependent alcohol dehydrogenase family protein, producing the protein MGAIGRDQLTLRRVPIPQPGQHELLVKVKAVALNHRDKMVVETGRGLPIAFPFTPGSDLAGRVVGLGREASRFAVGDNVISTITPDWIEGARPGTARTPSYRTLGGHYPGVLAEYVVFPQDWFVYAPTTLQSADASTLPCAALTAWFALIERGRLQPGQTVLIEGTGGVGLFGLQIAMAHGATVIVSAGSDKLDRVRALGAHHAIDRRLEKWGNIVLDITDGRGVDHVLEIVGGTHLGQAAEVVAVGGRISLIGALGGFEVSAPVAPLLFKDVVIQGIGTGHRRALEDLVRMVDRTGLKPVIDTRYSIDDLPEALDHLSRGPFGKIVIGVS; encoded by the coding sequence ATGGGTGCGATCGGCAGGGATCAGCTAACACTGCGGCGTGTCCCGATCCCGCAACCGGGGCAGCACGAGTTGTTGGTGAAGGTGAAGGCCGTTGCGCTGAACCATCGGGACAAGATGGTGGTCGAGACCGGTCGGGGCCTGCCGATCGCGTTCCCGTTCACGCCCGGCTCGGACCTTGCGGGCCGGGTGGTGGGGCTTGGCAGGGAGGCGTCACGCTTCGCGGTGGGTGACAATGTGATCTCCACAATCACACCCGATTGGATCGAAGGGGCACGACCCGGCACCGCTCGCACCCCATCTTACCGGACGCTCGGCGGACACTATCCCGGAGTGTTGGCGGAGTACGTTGTGTTTCCCCAGGATTGGTTCGTCTACGCCCCCACGACGTTGCAGTCGGCGGACGCCAGCACCTTGCCCTGTGCTGCCCTGACGGCATGGTTCGCCCTGATCGAGCGCGGCAGGTTACAGCCTGGGCAAACGGTGCTGATCGAGGGTACGGGGGGCGTCGGCCTGTTTGGGTTGCAGATTGCGATGGCGCACGGAGCCACGGTGATCGTGTCGGCAGGTTCGGACAAGCTCGACCGCGTCAGGGCGCTGGGCGCGCACCACGCCATTGATCGACGCCTGGAGAAGTGGGGGAATATTGTGCTCGACATCACGGATGGCCGAGGTGTCGACCACGTGCTTGAGATCGTTGGCGGCACCCACCTCGGCCAGGCGGCGGAGGTCGTGGCTGTGGGTGGGCGCATCTCCTTGATCGGTGCGCTCGGAGGCTTCGAGGTGAGCGCTCCCGTGGCTCCTTTGCTGTTCAAGGATGTGGTCATCCAAGGCATCGGTACGGGTCATCGCCGCGCCCTGGAAGACCTCGTCCGAATGGTGGACCGGACCGGCCTGAAACCTGTGATCGACACACGCTACTCGATAGACGACCTGCCCGAAGCGCTCGACCATTTGAGCCGCGGCCCTTTCGGCAAGATAGTCATCGGCGTGTCGTGA
- a CDS encoding LysR family transcriptional regulator: MRGGEFAELAAFVQVARERSFRRASQQLGLSPSTLSRTIRSLEERLGTRLLNRTTRSVAPTEAGDVLLKRMHGAMAEMDGAVREAAAHQVRPRGLVRLNLPHVAARVVIAPILAGFSQAYPDIRLDLVLDDGMTDVVGAGFDAGIRSGALVQRDMVAVPLTPDLRMAVVGSPAYFASRQLPSLPEHIRNHACITYRWHGTGALFRWSFDGPDGHVDVAVDSVVTANDTDLLLTAALAGVGLAFLPECMVTEHIRRGVLVRVLEDWCQPFSGFHLYYPSRPYMPPALQAFVDFVRRPEAQIPAGA, encoded by the coding sequence ATGCGGGGAGGCGAGTTCGCGGAGCTGGCGGCATTCGTGCAGGTCGCGAGGGAGCGCAGCTTCCGGCGCGCTTCACAGCAGCTTGGATTGTCGCCATCGACGCTGAGCCGCACGATCCGGAGCCTGGAGGAGCGGCTCGGCACGCGGCTTCTCAACCGTACTACGCGCAGCGTCGCACCGACTGAAGCGGGCGATGTCCTGCTTAAGCGCATGCACGGGGCCATGGCGGAGATGGACGGTGCCGTCCGTGAAGCTGCGGCGCATCAGGTACGGCCGAGGGGGTTGGTCCGCTTGAACCTGCCACACGTCGCGGCGCGAGTGGTGATCGCCCCCATCCTGGCCGGGTTCTCTCAGGCATATCCCGACATCCGGCTCGACCTCGTGCTCGACGACGGCATGACTGACGTCGTGGGGGCGGGGTTCGATGCCGGAATCCGGTCTGGAGCACTCGTTCAGCGCGATATGGTCGCAGTCCCACTGACACCCGACCTGCGGATGGCCGTCGTCGGCTCACCGGCCTACTTTGCAAGCCGGCAGCTGCCTTCCTTGCCGGAGCACATCCGAAACCATGCTTGCATCACCTACCGCTGGCATGGGACGGGCGCCCTGTTCCGCTGGTCCTTCGATGGTCCGGACGGGCATGTGGACGTTGCCGTGGACAGCGTCGTCACCGCCAACGACACCGACCTCCTTCTCACGGCCGCGTTGGCTGGCGTCGGGCTCGCTTTTCTGCCGGAATGCATGGTGACGGAGCACATCAGGCGCGGCGTGTTGGTGCGCGTGCTGGAGGATTGGTGTCAGCCGTTCTCCGGGTTCCACCTTTATTACCCCAGCCGTCCTTACATGCCTCCGGCACTGCAGGCCTTTGTCGACTTCGTCAGGCGGCCGGAGGCGCAGATCCCGGCTGGAGCTTGA
- a CDS encoding S10 family peptidase — MHADGQGTSDTGPRFMPQQKISDGSVTVRGQKIDYQAVAGTLVVHPKGWDDADAFDRGKDEKKDDKNPTAEASMFYVAYFKKGVRPENRPITFVYNGGPGSATVWLHMGAFGPKRVVTADDTHTDAAPYQVVNNDDSLLDASDLVFIDAPGTGFGRIAGKDKEKAFYGTDPDAYAFTSFIAQFLGRFGRFNSPKYLFGESYGTTRSAILAHELQEEKSIDLNGVMLLSQILNYDNSIDSPQFNPSFDQPYMLALPSFAATAFYHHKLDTQPPDLRKFLDEVEHFALTDYNSALQQGTALPDAERDRIAQKLHDYTGLPVDYIKKANLRVNGGEFEQTLLGKDEMDTGRLDSRFSGPAMDPLAQRPDYDPQGAAMSAAYIAAFNDYSRKVLHYGDGGPGDDGWMDYKQSANNIRDWSFTHQPPGAMRPVRGVPNVLPDLAAAMKYNPKLKVQLNQGYFDLGTPYFEGVYEMRHLPIPKSLAGNVEINQYQSGHMVYAHEDALKQLHDNAADFIRRTDNQPAQPVARK, encoded by the coding sequence ATGCACGCGGACGGCCAGGGCACGTCGGACACCGGCCCGCGCTTCATGCCGCAGCAGAAGATTTCCGACGGCTCGGTGACCGTGCGCGGCCAGAAGATCGACTACCAGGCAGTGGCTGGCACCCTGGTCGTGCATCCCAAGGGCTGGGACGATGCCGACGCTTTCGATCGCGGCAAGGACGAGAAGAAGGACGACAAGAACCCGACCGCCGAAGCGTCGATGTTCTATGTCGCGTATTTCAAGAAAGGCGTGCGTCCGGAGAACCGGCCGATCACCTTCGTCTATAATGGCGGCCCCGGCTCGGCGACGGTCTGGCTGCACATGGGCGCGTTCGGGCCAAAGCGGGTCGTGACCGCGGACGATACCCATACCGATGCGGCGCCCTACCAGGTGGTCAACAACGACGATAGCCTGCTCGATGCATCCGACCTCGTGTTCATCGATGCGCCCGGCACCGGCTTTGGCCGCATTGCCGGCAAGGACAAGGAGAAGGCGTTCTACGGCACCGACCCGGACGCCTACGCCTTCACCAGCTTCATCGCGCAGTTCCTCGGCCGCTTCGGTCGCTTCAACTCGCCCAAATACCTGTTCGGCGAGAGCTATGGCACCACCCGCTCGGCGATCCTGGCGCATGAGCTGCAGGAAGAGAAAAGCATCGACCTGAACGGGGTCATGCTCCTGTCGCAGATCCTCAACTATGACAACAGCATCGACTCGCCGCAATTCAACCCGAGTTTCGACCAACCCTACATGCTCGCGCTGCCAAGTTTCGCCGCGACCGCATTCTATCACCACAAGCTGGATACCCAGCCGCCGGATCTGCGCAAGTTCCTCGACGAGGTCGAGCATTTCGCCCTGACCGACTACAACAGCGCCCTGCAGCAAGGCACGGCCCTGCCCGACGCTGAACGCGACCGGATCGCGCAGAAGCTGCATGACTATACCGGGTTGCCGGTCGATTATATCAAGAAGGCCAACCTGCGGGTGAATGGCGGCGAGTTCGAGCAGACGCTGCTGGGCAAGGACGAGATGGATACCGGCCGCCTCGACAGCCGCTTCTCGGGACCGGCGATGGACCCGCTCGCCCAGCGGCCCGACTACGACCCGCAAGGTGCGGCGATGTCGGCGGCCTATATCGCCGCGTTCAACGACTACTCCCGCAAGGTGCTGCATTACGGCGACGGCGGCCCGGGCGATGACGGCTGGATGGACTACAAGCAGAGCGCCAACAATATCCGCGACTGGTCCTTCACCCATCAACCGCCGGGTGCGATGCGCCCGGTGCGCGGCGTGCCGAACGTGCTGCCCGACCTGGCGGCGGCGATGAAATACAATCCGAAGCTGAAGGTGCAGCTCAACCAGGGCTATTTCGATCTGGGCACGCCGTATTTCGAGGGCGTGTACGAGATGCGCCATCTGCCGATCCCGAAGAGCCTGGCGGGGAACGTCGAGATCAACCAGTACCAGTCTGGACACATGGTGTACGCGCACGAGGACGCACTGAAGCAGCTGCACGACAATGCTGCCGACTTCATCCGCCGCACCGACAACCAGCCGGCACAGCCGGTGGCGCGGAAGTAG
- a CDS encoding cupin domain-containing protein, translated as MRNPIEMITGSQPRPDDKSGPKPSVPYWHLWTDDTGISHQAQCALTDYQLKGVGAADPQWNNKLQTASSTVVFTVQPVGWVGDWHENPAPQWIVVLSGRWWIESMDGTRIEQGPGEFSFGEDQGCTETDGKKGHRSGTIGHEPAVLMTVQLHVDPRHQPCHIT; from the coding sequence ATGCGCAACCCGATCGAAATGATCACCGGCAGTCAACCCCGGCCCGACGACAAGAGCGGCCCGAAGCCCAGCGTCCCGTATTGGCATCTCTGGACCGACGATACCGGCATCAGCCACCAGGCCCAGTGCGCGCTTACCGATTACCAGCTCAAGGGCGTCGGCGCCGCAGACCCGCAATGGAACAACAAGCTGCAGACAGCCTCCTCGACCGTGGTGTTCACCGTGCAGCCGGTCGGCTGGGTCGGCGACTGGCACGAAAACCCCGCGCCGCAATGGATCGTCGTGCTGTCCGGCCGCTGGTGGATCGAGAGCATGGACGGCACCCGGATCGAGCAGGGCCCTGGCGAGTTCTCGTTCGGCGAGGACCAGGGCTGCACCGAGACCGACGGCAAGAAGGGCCACCGCTCCGGCACCATCGGCCACGAGCCCGCCGTGCTGATGACGGTCCAGCTGCATGTCGACCCGCGCCACCAGCCTTGCCACATCACCTGA
- a CDS encoding SMP-30/gluconolactonase/LRE family protein, giving the protein MIDDPSLLPGKLLRRPGPPQTAPAFRGVQIDDPRLAEVLSPDAPLLVLYEGSLHAEGPVWVPAANRLFWSDVPNRRLLELHPDGQVTAALDDTYFMNGNALDVEGRLVHCEHGRRCISRSNDNGEVEPIVTHYQGRRLNSPNDVTVAADGTIWFTDPTFGLLMPNQGSLAEPELDHRSVYRFDPRTGDLRRMADFEEPNGLAFSPDGRTLYVSDTAISLAEVPGDLSGTTHEILAFDVAGDGTLSNRRFFYHTDHGYPDGFTVDRRGWVWTSAADGIHVIAADRTALGYIPTGSVCSNCTFGGPDMSRLFIAATDTLLAIDLRLPAA; this is encoded by the coding sequence ATGATCGACGACCCATCGCTCCTCCCGGGCAAGCTGTTGCGCAGACCGGGCCCGCCGCAAACCGCTCCGGCATTTCGCGGCGTCCAGATCGACGATCCGCGCCTGGCCGAAGTGCTGTCTCCGGACGCGCCGCTGCTGGTGCTTTACGAGGGCAGCCTGCATGCCGAGGGACCGGTCTGGGTCCCGGCCGCCAACCGGCTGTTCTGGTCCGACGTCCCCAACCGGCGCCTGCTGGAACTGCATCCGGACGGTCAGGTCACCGCCGCCCTCGACGACACCTATTTCATGAACGGCAACGCGCTCGATGTCGAAGGCCGCCTGGTGCATTGCGAGCATGGCCGCCGCTGCATCAGCCGCTCCAACGACAACGGCGAGGTCGAGCCGATCGTCACCCATTACCAGGGCCGGCGCCTCAACTCGCCGAACGACGTCACCGTCGCCGCCGACGGCACGATCTGGTTCACCGACCCGACCTTCGGCCTGCTGATGCCGAACCAGGGCAGCCTCGCCGAGCCTGAACTCGATCATCGCAGCGTCTATCGTTTCGACCCGCGCACCGGCGACCTGCGTCGCATGGCCGATTTCGAGGAACCGAACGGCCTGGCATTCTCGCCCGACGGCCGCACCCTCTACGTCTCCGACACCGCCATCTCGCTTGCCGAAGTGCCCGGCGACCTGAGCGGCACCACCCACGAGATCCTGGCATTCGACGTCGCCGGGGACGGCACTTTGTCGAACCGGCGCTTCTTCTATCACACCGACCACGGCTACCCGGACGGGTTCACCGTCGACAGGCGTGGCTGGGTCTGGACCAGTGCCGCCGACGGCATCCACGTCATTGCCGCCGACCGCACGGCGCTCGGCTATATCCCGACCGGCTCGGTATGCTCCAACTGCACCTTCGGCGGCCCGGACATGAGCCGCCTGTTCATCGCCGCGACCGACACCCTGCTGGCCATCGACCTCCGGCTGCCTGCCGCATAG
- a CDS encoding sugar ABC transporter substrate-binding protein → MSGPDDVSQTDLAATDSPNDTLILHPGRRGLLQGAALGGTLAMLGGMRNAMAAPDGPFPAHPKWRFVFVNHVTTNPFFTPTQYGMQDAAALLGCGTQWTGSVTSDVGQMVSSMNSAIAAKASAIAVSIIDPHAFNDPVQRALEAGIPVFSYNADAPTGSGNKRLAYIGQDLYQAGVKMGERIVSMIDSGPVALFIATPGQLNIQPRLDGASDVIKKSGKAITIDVVATGATVNEEISKVKSYYLGHQHVKGMFAVDGGTTEGIAETMDQYDLASKGVHGGGFDLLPRTLELIKKGAMDFTIDQQPYIQGFYTVVEMFTFLASGGLVGPADVNTGLKFVTKENVDPYLTTSTRYEGKSSQAQIVPHSGLIAG, encoded by the coding sequence ATGTCCGGACCGGATGATGTCTCGCAAACCGATTTGGCCGCCACGGATTCACCGAACGACACCCTTATCCTGCATCCAGGTCGTCGCGGCCTTCTGCAAGGCGCCGCCCTTGGAGGGACGCTTGCGATGCTCGGTGGCATGCGAAATGCCATGGCCGCGCCCGACGGCCCATTTCCCGCCCATCCGAAGTGGCGCTTCGTGTTCGTCAACCATGTAACCACCAACCCATTCTTCACGCCCACGCAGTACGGCATGCAGGATGCCGCCGCGCTGCTCGGCTGCGGCACGCAATGGACCGGTTCGGTGACCTCCGATGTCGGCCAGATGGTCAGCTCGATGAATTCGGCGATCGCCGCCAAAGCCAGCGCCATCGCGGTGTCCATCATCGATCCGCACGCGTTCAACGATCCCGTACAGCGCGCGCTGGAGGCCGGGATCCCGGTGTTCTCCTATAACGCCGACGCGCCGACCGGCAGCGGCAACAAGCGGTTGGCGTATATCGGGCAGGATCTTTATCAGGCCGGCGTCAAGATGGGCGAGCGCATCGTCAGCATGATCGATAGCGGCCCGGTTGCGCTGTTCATCGCCACGCCCGGCCAGCTCAACATCCAGCCACGGCTGGATGGCGCGTCCGACGTGATCAAGAAGTCCGGCAAGGCAATCACGATCGATGTCGTGGCAACCGGCGCCACCGTCAACGAGGAGATCTCCAAGGTTAAGTCATATTACCTCGGCCACCAGCACGTGAAGGGAATGTTCGCCGTCGATGGCGGTACCACCGAGGGCATCGCCGAGACGATGGACCAGTATGATCTCGCCTCCAAGGGCGTGCATGGCGGCGGCTTCGACCTGCTTCCCCGCACGCTGGAGCTCATCAAGAAGGGCGCGATGGATTTTACCATCGACCAGCAGCCGTACATCCAGGGATTCTATACGGTGGTGGAGATGTTCACCTTCCTGGCCTCGGGCGGTCTCGTCGGTCCGGCCGACGTCAACACAGGCCTGAAGTTCGTCACCAAGGAAAATGTCGACCCATACTTGACCACGTCGACGCGCTACGAAGGCAAGTCCAGTCAGGCGCAGATCGTGCCGCATAGCGGGCTCATCGCAGGATAG
- a CDS encoding ABC transporter permease, with translation MSAENGIKPASARPVRSRASVLDAILRWREASIFIVAILLIAYFETANRDFLLSQASLQNLTQFIAPAAIISLGEIMLMIGGEIDLSAGMIFAFAPFIMHFAVVAGLPPFIGILLGLSASAVVGMVNGALTLLLRVPSFVATLGTMFLLNGLTLTLSAGTPVDTPNSPTLAAIFGHWGYSEILWALLIGAIMHLLLRNTRWGLHTVASGGNPVGASEAGINVTRLKIGNFIISAVLSGFVGILEDFRISSIDPQAGGSGIMFLAVAAGVIGGTSLAGGSGTIIGGLIGATVLGVLNDGFTLIGINAFTFNIILGAAILLAMVFNIQVARLRRSGAV, from the coding sequence ATGAGCGCCGAGAACGGCATCAAGCCAGCCTCAGCCCGCCCGGTGCGCTCCCGCGCATCGGTGCTGGATGCGATCCTGCGCTGGCGAGAGGCCAGCATCTTCATCGTCGCCATCCTGCTCATCGCCTACTTCGAGACTGCCAACAGGGACTTCCTGCTCTCCCAGGCAAGCCTGCAGAACCTGACGCAGTTCATAGCACCCGCCGCGATCATCTCGCTTGGCGAAATCATGCTGATGATCGGCGGCGAGATCGACCTGTCCGCCGGCATGATCTTCGCCTTCGCACCGTTCATCATGCACTTCGCCGTGGTCGCCGGGCTGCCGCCGTTCATCGGCATCCTGCTCGGCCTGTCGGCAAGTGCCGTTGTCGGCATGGTCAATGGCGCCCTGACGCTGCTGCTCCGGGTGCCCAGTTTCGTCGCCACCCTCGGCACGATGTTCCTGCTCAACGGCCTGACGCTCACCCTGTCGGCGGGAACACCGGTCGATACCCCGAACAGCCCGACGCTGGCGGCGATCTTCGGACATTGGGGCTACAGCGAAATTCTCTGGGCGCTGCTGATCGGTGCGATCATGCACCTGCTGCTGCGCAACACCCGCTGGGGACTGCATACCGTGGCGTCCGGCGGCAACCCGGTTGGTGCGAGCGAGGCCGGGATCAACGTCACCCGGCTGAAGATCGGCAATTTCATCATCAGCGCCGTGCTGTCGGGCTTCGTCGGCATCCTCGAGGATTTCCGTATTTCCTCGATCGACCCGCAGGCGGGCGGCAGCGGCATCATGTTCCTGGCCGTCGCCGCCGGGGTGATCGGCGGAACCTCGCTTGCGGGAGGTTCCGGTACCATTATCGGCGGGCTGATCGGCGCGACCGTGCTGGGCGTGCTCAATGACGGTTTTACCCTAATCGGGATCAACGCGTTCACCTTCAACATCATCCTCGGCGCGGCAATCCTCCTGGCAATGGTGTTCAACATCCAGGTGGCCCGTCTTCGGCGCAGTGGAGCAGTCTGA
- a CDS encoding ATP-binding cassette domain-containing protein has protein sequence MSGIEIEPAGSVQTLRAENIVKRFGAVTALRGVSLHLQQGEILGILGDNGAGKSTLMKILTGYQSQTEGALFVHGQEVALRSVDHARSLGIECVYQDLALANGLSIYHNMFLNREIVYPGPIKLLNNRAMRRRTAELLDEIGVNVPSVDLAVERLSGGQRQAIAVARAVNSNARILLLDEPLAAMGAREAGLIIDLILRLKSKGNLSIVMIMHNYAQTLEIADRIMLMQRGTITYENDAASTSVIELMDIVRREYRSARAEP, from the coding sequence ATGAGTGGCATCGAGATCGAGCCCGCCGGATCCGTGCAGACCTTGCGCGCCGAGAACATCGTGAAGCGCTTCGGCGCGGTGACCGCCCTGCGCGGCGTCTCGCTGCATCTGCAACAAGGCGAAATACTGGGCATTCTCGGCGACAATGGCGCCGGGAAATCGACCCTGATGAAGATCCTCACCGGATACCAGTCCCAGACCGAGGGAGCCTTGTTCGTGCACGGGCAGGAGGTGGCGCTCCGCTCGGTGGACCATGCCCGCTCGCTCGGCATCGAGTGCGTCTACCAGGATCTGGCTCTCGCCAACGGACTATCGATCTACCACAACATGTTCCTGAACCGGGAGATCGTCTATCCCGGGCCGATCAAGTTGCTCAACAACCGTGCAATGCGGCGGCGCACCGCCGAGCTGCTCGATGAAATCGGGGTCAACGTACCATCGGTCGACCTGGCCGTGGAGCGTCTGTCGGGCGGCCAGCGCCAGGCGATCGCCGTCGCGCGCGCGGTCAACTCCAACGCGCGGATCCTGCTGCTCGACGAGCCGCTGGCGGCCATGGGCGCGCGCGAGGCCGGCCTCATCATCGACCTGATCCTGCGGCTGAAATCCAAGGGCAACCTGTCGATCGTCATGATCATGCACAATTACGCGCAGACGCTCGAGATCGCCGACCGCATCATGCTGATGCAGCGGGGCACGATCACCTACGAGAACGACGCAGCCTCGACCTCGGTCATCGAATTGATGGACATCGTGCGTCGCGAATACCGTTCCGCCCGGGCCGAACCCTGA
- a CDS encoding sugar MFS transporter — protein MAVDAVKPTGEQWRPIATIGLLFFIIGFVTWLNGPLISFVQLAFTLNEVNAFLVPMVFYISYLVLALPASAILRRIGMKKGLVLALLVMAVGTYLFGQFVSLRIYAGALFGLFVLGAGLSLLQTAINPYISMIGPIEGAARRIALMGICNKFAGLLAPIVLGALVLRDMGGIADRVANAASPEARDAVLAGFAHSVFLPYLGMSALLVLAAAGIALSSLPDIDPGKSNAGGNAGSATRWPTAPNLWFGILCLFLYVGAEVMAGDAIGTYGRGFHLPLDQTKFFTSFTLAAMVVGYVVGFLLTPRFVSQERYLAGSAALGIVLTTCAALTHGYVSVLCVAALGFANAMMWPAIFPLAIRGLGVATETGSALLIMGICGGAVIPQIFVHLKQHFDFQIVFWCVMAPIYGYILFYGLIGARSILATRAAHA, from the coding sequence ATGGCTGTGGATGCAGTGAAGCCGACGGGCGAGCAGTGGAGGCCGATCGCAACGATCGGGCTGTTGTTCTTTATCATCGGGTTCGTGACGTGGCTGAACGGGCCGCTGATTTCGTTCGTGCAGCTGGCGTTCACCCTGAACGAGGTGAATGCGTTCCTGGTGCCGATGGTGTTCTACATCTCCTACCTGGTGCTGGCGCTGCCGGCGTCGGCGATCCTGCGGCGGATCGGGATGAAGAAGGGGCTGGTGCTGGCGCTGCTGGTGATGGCGGTGGGGACATATCTGTTCGGGCAGTTCGTCTCGCTGCGCATCTATGCCGGCGCGCTGTTCGGGCTGTTCGTCCTGGGCGCCGGACTGTCGCTGCTGCAGACCGCGATCAATCCCTATATCAGTATGATCGGGCCGATCGAGGGTGCTGCACGGCGGATCGCGCTGATGGGGATCTGCAACAAGTTCGCCGGGCTGCTGGCGCCGATCGTGCTGGGCGCACTGGTGCTCCGCGACATGGGCGGGATCGCCGACCGGGTGGCGAATGCCGCCAGCCCGGAGGCGCGGGACGCGGTGCTGGCCGGGTTCGCACACTCGGTGTTCCTGCCCTATCTCGGCATGTCGGCGCTGCTGGTGCTGGCGGCGGCGGGGATCGCGCTGTCGTCGCTGCCGGATATCGACCCCGGGAAGAGCAATGCAGGCGGCAACGCCGGTTCGGCCACGCGCTGGCCGACGGCGCCGAATTTATGGTTCGGGATCCTGTGCCTGTTCCTGTATGTCGGCGCCGAAGTCATGGCCGGCGACGCGATCGGCACCTACGGGCGCGGGTTCCACCTGCCGCTCGACCAGACCAAGTTCTTTACCTCGTTCACGCTGGCGGCGATGGTGGTCGGTTATGTGGTCGGGTTCCTGCTGACGCCGCGTTTCGTGAGCCAAGAACGATACCTGGCCGGGTCTGCGGCGTTGGGGATCGTGCTGACGACGTGTGCCGCATTGACCCACGGGTATGTCTCGGTGCTGTGCGTCGCAGCACTGGGGTTTGCCAATGCGATGATGTGGCCGGCGATCTTTCCGCTGGCGATCCGCGGGCTGGGCGTGGCGACGGAAACCGGGTCGGCACTGCTGATCATGGGGATTTGCGGCGGCGCGGTGATTCCGCAGATCTTCGTGCATCTGAAACAGCATTTCGATTTCCAGATCGTGTTCTGGTGCGTGATGGCGCCGATCTATGGATACATCCTGTTCTACGGGCTGATCGGCGCACGCAGCATCCTGGCAACGAGAGCCGCGCACGCCTGA